One window of the Pedobacter ginsengisoli genome contains the following:
- a CDS encoding DUF4157 domain-containing protein: MKQDSVSEPIIAPAASVRQESLQQNELLQADGEASFFLQTKLNVGDPDDPFEKEADAVADKVMRSSDANFVQLKCAACEEEETIHKKPLSANITPFVQTKSDGESKVSDQLTSSIENSRGNGSSMDHQTQSFMENRIGADFSSVKIHSGQESVQMNRELNAQAFTTGNDIYFNEGKYSPQTDDGKRLLAHELTHVLQQTDPVADKAVQKKQNPTIEPVPTVPQTTENEPLKEKSEKKDASGTANNQGFQSSPPDEPAKGGTNINKAPASTPKVAEKPAVAPIGKDAPKAGGTKAAVAAGEVIKEKPVITATDNPGDMLVVLQSTPATQLPEALNQAKGISSQSMQLQKDKALKLVPTVAEGSGSAYGQNIGAKTKHIAQKATATVKNKFEGKGAWQPPVVEEVSLPPQAKFVPSGLFSRFGNSEGSENISGAAQNELGNINLDTSALPEELGAAPELALTGDASINNISEEQEEQTADLLIAKTSAQKEILNDFGENDVIQKPGKGNIKSKHRFKKAQGVNSTTVGPASGLSPEIAAKLDASLAGQANQKIGEQSQKYQQDEAAYQEKLVNEKQKTDELINDETVKSKTSQNKSQQSAQKQVAESRLDWQKQLDATETDFKTKASASAIEHIGKIGKETEKGNSEAKKHYEDANKQATEKTAAAKQEAEDKKKKSEEESGGFFGWLADAASALIDGLKRAVNFIFDKLRAALKWIFEQAKKFALAALELARKAVVGLIKGFGVILKGFVDIAFAAFPTIRDAINAKIDSAVDTAVAATNEAFERFKRAVAAIIDAFAEFVDTALAIVQKALNIALSVIEVIVVGFLKIMAFINDIEKQYKLFKAMIDGFLLIWDHPEILEEKAKEFLEPYIKDIPGSTEGEIKKALGLVGLATARHITGIMKYLTPNINHLIANWWGEAKKMIWFLIWPFAEGSPLYEDAPKLWRLIPQMWNDLWDGEFSKVIDGGLEWMQALNMTVGAFAGWIVIGGAVVGAILGGIFGVGAGAIPGAGAGFEVGVAIGEGIMVSMIATETAVIAKSVYDLSVTEDDGVESAPPTAPPAKEKTAGEIHEDAPKADNGPRQYTSGQVKTGRDRILYAYQRIANSGLTLGVMVALLLLGAIGGKIAQGLLAAIKKLGTVIGKLMPEVAEAFKGAAGALKDSKIGQGLAKASEGFNEGRAGMKEKIGGLKEKIGLGGEEKPGTPKEKTTENTKTSNIEPTRSEVDTPIKPEAETKVSETKVKTEPEPVAETEPKVKTETEPIAEPEAKTPDQQKAEDFAESAQNDEGVVSKGKAKDGHELKVDNEGHIVKCSDCKVYEISHGEILKENPQLAEELKELRKRMAEAPEDPAVMKDLEAFDEKITNLENKEGIKPTEPTAKEQPAEENTGKGTDEPKAKEEPKAPEEKPDAENDPLEKKDGIEPDSAEADTTKIDPNEVPTDEPLPGQAGSKEHMAERWAEYEKRMEGNPKKWKKERWENVYRKNMTRAKLANKAVDAYKAKLEWGGKAEREVRVEIEGVERRFDIMETEGIPPEMRKDGIIHLEDMEKAGIKPKVIEHKTGKIYNTKDIQWEIARDEILMKEKGWQMEWVFEGDASGPLKKALEKAGIPYKIIPVP, translated from the coding sequence ATGAAACAAGATTCTGTTTCCGAACCTATTATTGCACCTGCTGCATCAGTAAGGCAGGAGAGTCTGCAACAAAATGAACTGTTACAGGCGGATGGCGAAGCTTCGTTCTTTTTACAAACAAAATTGAACGTTGGCGACCCGGATGATCCGTTCGAAAAAGAGGCCGATGCTGTTGCTGATAAAGTAATGCGCTCAAGCGACGCAAATTTTGTTCAACTTAAATGTGCTGCGTGCGAAGAAGAAGAAACTATCCATAAAAAACCCCTATCTGCAAATATAACCCCCTTTGTTCAAACTAAAAGCGATGGTGAATCTAAAGTTAGTGATCAGCTAACTTCTTCAATAGAAAATAGTAGGGGTAATGGATCATCTATGGATCACCAAACCCAATCCTTTATGGAAAATAGGATTGGGGCAGATTTTAGTTCTGTAAAAATACACTCAGGGCAAGAGTCGGTACAGATGAATAGGGAACTTAATGCCCAGGCCTTTACCACCGGAAATGATATCTACTTTAATGAAGGTAAATACAGTCCACAAACCGACGATGGTAAAAGATTACTTGCACATGAACTTACACATGTATTACAGCAAACTGATCCTGTTGCTGACAAAGCCGTACAAAAGAAACAAAATCCAACAATTGAGCCTGTTCCAACGGTACCACAAACAACAGAAAACGAGCCTTTAAAGGAAAAATCAGAGAAAAAGGATGCTAGTGGAACAGCCAATAATCAGGGCTTTCAAAGTTCACCGCCTGATGAGCCAGCCAAGGGCGGAACCAATATTAATAAAGCCCCGGCATCAACTCCTAAAGTGGCAGAAAAACCGGCAGTTGCACCAATAGGGAAAGATGCTCCAAAAGCAGGTGGGACTAAAGCCGCCGTAGCAGCAGGAGAGGTAATAAAAGAAAAACCGGTTATTACAGCTACAGATAATCCTGGGGATATGCTCGTCGTATTACAATCTACACCAGCTACCCAGCTACCAGAAGCCTTAAATCAGGCAAAGGGCATCTCTTCTCAGAGTATGCAGTTGCAAAAAGATAAAGCGCTAAAACTTGTACCTACAGTTGCTGAAGGTAGTGGAAGCGCCTACGGCCAGAATATTGGAGCTAAAACAAAACACATAGCCCAAAAGGCTACCGCAACTGTAAAAAACAAATTTGAAGGAAAAGGTGCGTGGCAACCACCCGTTGTTGAAGAAGTTTCGCTTCCACCTCAGGCCAAATTTGTTCCATCAGGATTGTTTTCAAGATTTGGAAATAGTGAAGGATCTGAAAACATAAGTGGAGCAGCACAAAATGAACTGGGTAACATTAATTTAGACACCAGTGCTCTGCCCGAAGAGCTAGGTGCAGCCCCGGAATTAGCCTTAACAGGTGATGCCAGTATAAACAATATATCAGAAGAGCAGGAAGAGCAAACGGCAGATCTACTGATAGCAAAAACCAGCGCTCAAAAAGAAATCTTGAATGATTTTGGTGAAAATGATGTAATTCAAAAACCCGGAAAAGGAAATATTAAAAGTAAGCACCGGTTCAAAAAAGCACAAGGTGTAAACTCTACAACAGTAGGACCGGCTTCAGGCCTGTCACCAGAAATAGCGGCTAAACTTGACGCTTCTCTTGCAGGTCAGGCAAATCAAAAAATAGGAGAACAATCTCAGAAATATCAACAGGACGAAGCAGCCTATCAGGAAAAACTAGTAAATGAAAAACAAAAAACCGATGAACTGATTAACGATGAAACAGTTAAATCTAAAACGTCACAAAACAAATCACAGCAAAGTGCACAGAAACAAGTTGCAGAATCAAGACTAGATTGGCAGAAACAACTTGATGCTACCGAAACAGACTTCAAAACAAAGGCCTCGGCCAGTGCTATAGAGCATATTGGAAAAATTGGAAAGGAAACAGAAAAAGGAAATTCCGAAGCAAAAAAACATTATGAGGATGCCAATAAACAAGCTACAGAGAAAACTGCGGCGGCAAAACAAGAAGCAGAAGATAAAAAGAAAAAATCTGAAGAAGAAAGCGGAGGTTTCTTTGGCTGGCTTGCTGATGCTGCGTCTGCCCTTATAGATGGTTTAAAACGAGCTGTAAACTTTATTTTTGATAAGCTAAGAGCTGCACTTAAGTGGATTTTTGAACAGGCCAAAAAATTTGCCCTGGCTGCGCTTGAATTGGCACGCAAAGCCGTTGTGGGCTTAATAAAAGGGTTTGGTGTTATATTAAAGGGATTTGTTGACATCGCCTTTGCCGCTTTCCCTACTATACGCGATGCAATTAATGCCAAAATTGATTCGGCAGTAGACACGGCAGTAGCTGCAACAAATGAGGCATTTGAGCGGTTTAAACGTGCAGTAGCAGCTATTATAGACGCATTTGCCGAATTTGTTGATACGGCTCTGGCTATTGTTCAGAAAGCCCTTAACATTGCGCTCTCAGTTATAGAGGTAATTGTTGTTGGTTTCCTTAAAATAATGGCATTTATAAATGACATTGAAAAACAATACAAGTTATTTAAGGCCATGATTGATGGGTTTCTGCTAATATGGGATCATCCCGAAATATTAGAAGAAAAAGCAAAAGAATTTCTGGAACCCTACATTAAAGATATACCCGGTAGTACAGAGGGCGAGATTAAAAAAGCCTTAGGGTTGGTTGGTTTGGCAACAGCCAGGCACATTACCGGGATAATGAAATATCTTACCCCGAACATCAATCATTTAATTGCCAATTGGTGGGGCGAGGCCAAAAAAATGATCTGGTTCCTGATCTGGCCATTTGCAGAAGGCAGCCCCTTATATGAAGATGCGCCTAAACTCTGGAGATTGATTCCTCAGATGTGGAATGACCTTTGGGATGGTGAATTTAGTAAAGTAATTGACGGAGGATTGGAATGGATGCAGGCATTGAACATGACAGTTGGCGCCTTTGCCGGCTGGATAGTTATTGGCGGTGCGGTAGTAGGTGCTATTCTGGGAGGTATTTTTGGAGTTGGTGCTGGTGCAATTCCTGGTGCAGGGGCTGGCTTTGAAGTTGGAGTAGCTATTGGTGAAGGAATTATGGTTTCAATGATTGCTACCGAAACAGCTGTAATTGCCAAATCAGTATATGATCTTTCAGTAACTGAAGATGACGGTGTAGAATCTGCGCCACCAACAGCACCTCCAGCTAAAGAAAAAACTGCCGGAGAGATTCATGAAGATGCTCCAAAAGCAGATAACGGGCCAAGACAATATACCAGCGGACAGGTTAAAACAGGTAGGGATAGGATATTATATGCGTACCAGCGCATTGCAAACAGTGGTTTAACCCTTGGTGTTATGGTTGCTCTACTTTTACTGGGAGCCATAGGTGGTAAAATTGCACAAGGCTTACTTGCTGCAATTAAAAAATTAGGCACTGTTATCGGCAAATTGATGCCGGAAGTAGCAGAAGCATTTAAAGGCGCAGCAGGGGCATTAAAAGATAGTAAAATAGGCCAGGGACTCGCAAAAGCCAGTGAAGGATTTAACGAAGGCAGAGCAGGAATGAAAGAAAAAATTGGCGGCCTTAAAGAGAAAATTGGATTGGGAGGAGAAGAAAAACCTGGTACCCCTAAGGAAAAAACAACCGAAAATACAAAAACCAGCAATATAGAGCCAACCCGGTCAGAAGTTGATACTCCAATAAAACCGGAAGCAGAAACCAAAGTTTCTGAAACTAAAGTAAAAACTGAACCTGAGCCTGTTGCCGAGACTGAACCAAAAGTAAAAACGGAGACTGAACCAATAGCTGAACCAGAAGCCAAAACTCCCGATCAGCAAAAAGCAGAAGATTTTGCTGAAAGCGCTCAAAATGATGAAGGTGTCGTTTCCAAAGGTAAGGCTAAAGACGGACATGAACTTAAAGTAGATAATGAAGGTCACATTGTAAAATGCTCTGACTGTAAGGTTTATGAAATCAGTCATGGAGAAATACTCAAAGAAAACCCTCAACTAGCCGAAGAACTTAAAGAACTAAGAAAAAGAATGGCCGAAGCACCCGAAGATCCTGCTGTTATGAAGGATCTGGAAGCTTTTGATGAAAAAATAACAAATTTAGAGAATAAAGAAGGAATAAAACCTACAGAGCCAACTGCAAAAGAACAACCTGCCGAAGAGAATACTGGTAAAGGAACAGATGAACCAAAAGCCAAGGAAGAGCCTAAAGCACCAGAAGAAAAACCAGATGCTGAAAATGATCCATTAGAAAAGAAAGATGGAATTGAACCAGACTCCGCCGAAGCCGATACTACAAAGATTGACCCTAATGAGGTGCCAACTGATGAACCCTTACCGGGTCAGGCAGGGTCAAAAGAACATATGGCTGAAAGATGGGCAGAATACGAGAAAAGGATGGAAGGTAATCCTAAAAAGTGGAAAAAAGAAAGATGGGAAAATGTATACCGCAAAAATATGACAAGAGCCAAATTGGCTAACAAGGCTGTTGATGCATACAAAGCAAAATTAGAGTGGGGCGGAAAAGCAGAAAGAGAAGTACGCGTAGAAATTGAAGGCGTAGAAAGAAGGTTTGATATAATGGAAACCGAAGGCATACCTCCTGAAATGAGAAAAGATGGCATAATACATCTGGAGGATATGGAAAAAGCAGGGATAAAACCAAAAGTAATAGAACATAAAACAGGTAAAATATACAATACTAAGGATATACAATGGGAAATTGCTCGTGACGAAATCCTGATGAAAGAAAAAGGCTGGCAAATGGAATGGGTATTTGAAGGAGACGCAAGTGGTCCACTTAAAAAAGCACTGGAAAAAGCGGGCATTCCATATAAAATAATTCCTGTACCTTAG
- a CDS encoding response regulator transcription factor, which produces MKDSKIPSYADFLKHSRNRPGSPFSEAEKILLHFDSESLNNNFFPSIYYVSDYIENSNCFRPFSTSHFLGYSCEFLVDTDILFFNRIRNREDMKIFDEQIFPDQMAFLSNRKREENVNYTFTTNFRIRNSDGSWSSVVQCTHYLFKENYRLPVASINSLTDLTYFKSDSKISHLIEKHEAGGEKTLIENRSYFLQNTEYILSKREIDVLKLASQGMGSKEIADRLNISINTINNHRRNMLMRSNCKNFLQLVDIAVKNGVL; this is translated from the coding sequence ATGAAAGATTCTAAAATACCATCATATGCTGATTTTTTGAAACATTCAAGGAATCGGCCTGGTTCACCATTTTCTGAGGCGGAAAAAATACTGTTGCATTTTGACAGTGAATCATTGAATAATAATTTTTTCCCCTCTATTTATTACGTAAGTGACTATATCGAAAACTCTAACTGTTTTAGACCTTTTAGTACAAGCCATTTTTTAGGATATTCTTGTGAATTCTTAGTGGATACGGATATTCTGTTCTTTAATAGAATTAGAAACCGGGAGGATATGAAGATATTTGATGAGCAAATATTTCCGGATCAAATGGCTTTTCTTAGCAATCGCAAGCGAGAGGAAAATGTGAATTATACTTTTACTACGAACTTTAGAATTAGGAACAGTGATGGCTCGTGGTCATCAGTGGTACAATGTACTCATTATCTTTTTAAAGAGAATTACAGATTGCCTGTTGCATCTATTAATTCACTTACAGATCTTACCTATTTTAAAAGTGATTCAAAAATTAGTCATCTAATAGAGAAACACGAGGCAGGAGGCGAAAAAACTTTAATTGAGAACAGGTCTTATTTCTTACAGAATACAGAATATATACTTAGTAAACGGGAAATTGATGTTTTGAAACTGGCCAGCCAAGGAATGGGAAGTAAAGAAATTGCAGATCGGCTCAATATAAGTATCAATACCATTAATAATCACAGGCGAAATATGCTCATGAGATCGAACTGTAAAAATTTCTTACAGCTGGTAGATATTGCGGTTAAAAATGGTGTGCTTTAA
- the efp gene encoding elongation factor P, whose translation MAKASEIKVGNILRFNGELVTVTEFLHRTPGKGGAFYLGKFRNIKTGRIVEARLGTDEQVEICRVETNDYQYLYEEGDYFVVMDNVSFEQFNVPKSLFGASARFIKEGMDVLVSIESEEPIMAQAPNFVELEITYAEPAVKGDTSSGALKYATTENGVELRVPLFVNQGDKIKVDTRTGEYVERVK comes from the coding sequence ATGGCAAAGGCATCCGAAATTAAAGTGGGCAATATTTTACGTTTCAATGGAGAACTGGTAACAGTTACAGAATTTTTACATCGTACACCGGGTAAAGGCGGAGCCTTTTATTTAGGTAAATTCCGTAATATTAAAACCGGTAGAATTGTTGAAGCACGTTTGGGAACTGATGAACAGGTTGAGATTTGTCGTGTTGAAACTAACGATTATCAGTATTTGTATGAAGAGGGTGACTATTTTGTGGTAATGGATAATGTTAGTTTTGAGCAATTTAATGTACCTAAATCTCTTTTTGGAGCATCAGCAAGGTTTATTAAAGAAGGAATGGATGTTCTTGTTTCTATTGAAAGTGAAGAACCTATTATGGCCCAGGCTCCAAACTTTGTAGAGTTAGAAATTACATATGCTGAACCTGCTGTTAAAGGTGATACCTCATCAGGAGCGCTAAAGTATGCTACCACAGAAAATGGAGTGGAATTGAGAGTACCTTTATTTGTGAACCAAGGTGATAAGATAAAGGTTGATACACGTACCGGTGAGTATGTTGAACGTGTAAAGTAG
- a CDS encoding DUF488 domain-containing protein: protein MIKVKRIYDAPLKDDGYRILVDRLWPRGLKKENAVIDLWLKEIAPTTALRKWFNHEPGKWQEFKNRYFEELATNNFVGDVLKIYNNYPIVTLLFAAHDQNYNHALVLKSFLEKEIG, encoded by the coding sequence ATGATTAAAGTAAAAAGAATTTATGACGCTCCGTTAAAAGATGATGGTTATAGGATTCTTGTGGATAGGTTGTGGCCGCGTGGATTAAAAAAGGAAAATGCAGTTATTGATTTATGGCTTAAGGAAATTGCACCAACAACAGCATTACGGAAATGGTTTAATCATGAGCCCGGGAAATGGCAGGAATTTAAAAATAGATATTTTGAGGAACTTGCAACTAACAATTTTGTTGGGGATGTATTAAAAATTTACAACAACTATCCAATAGTAACACTCCTGTTTGCTGCACATGACCAAAATTATAATCATGCTTTGGTACTGAAGAGCTTTTTAGAAAAAGAAATTGGATAG
- a CDS encoding FAD-binding oxidoreductase, which yields MEEPANINEHIVKILSVEDITHNVKRFTVEKPDNYSFIPGQATDIAINKPDLKSVVGPFTFTSLNKSDFLEFTIKIYKEHDGLTSKLSSLKATDELIIHDVFGTINYKGKGVFIAGGAGITPFIAILRQLNIDGSLSGNNLIFANHNEKDIINKVELKYLLGDNYIDVLKSPLNPEIPGKTIDQDLLKKYTKDQGKWYYICGPDAFTAAMVNNLKELGIPDSHIVIEE from the coding sequence ATGGAAGAACCAGCTAACATAAATGAGCATATTGTTAAAATATTGAGTGTTGAAGATATCACGCACAATGTAAAACGATTTACGGTTGAAAAGCCAGACAACTACAGTTTTATTCCAGGACAGGCTACAGATATAGCTATCAATAAACCAGATCTAAAATCCGTAGTTGGCCCCTTTACTTTTACTTCGCTTAATAAATCAGATTTCCTGGAATTCACCATCAAAATTTACAAAGAGCATGATGGTTTAACATCTAAACTTTCTTCATTAAAAGCTACAGACGAGTTGATTATCCATGATGTATTTGGAACTATAAATTACAAAGGTAAAGGTGTATTTATAGCCGGAGGGGCTGGTATTACTCCATTTATCGCAATATTAAGGCAACTTAACATTGATGGTTCCTTATCCGGAAATAACCTGATCTTTGCAAATCATAACGAGAAAGATATTATAAACAAAGTTGAGTTAAAATACTTGTTAGGTGATAATTATATCGATGTATTAAAAAGCCCATTAAATCCAGAAATCCCGGGCAAAACGATTGACCAGGATCTCTTAAAAAAATACACCAAAGACCAGGGTAAATGGTATTATATATGTGGTCCGGATGCGTTTACCGCAGCAATGGTAAATAACCTTAAAGAGCTTGGCATCCCAGATTCCCACATAGTTATAGAAGAATAA